Within Triticum dicoccoides isolate Atlit2015 ecotype Zavitan chromosome 1B, WEW_v2.0, whole genome shotgun sequence, the genomic segment GCATGATCAATCACATCTACACCAGGGACCACTGGCGCAGAGCCCGTCTCGCCGAGGAGAAGGGGCGGGCGGTGACCAACAACGgcgccggcgccagccccggcatcCCGGTCACCGGCGGAGCGGCTCAGGTCGACAACTGACGGCAGCCGTGCGTGAATTTGGGACGGCGATGTGTGCTGAAGTTTGCTTTGATATACCTTTATGTGTGTATGGACCTGTTGAGACTCCAGTACAACTGTTGAACCCTCGTGTGGGTTAAGTCTCAAGTGTGAGTGAACTTGGAACCATCTGAGCATTTTCTGCCAGTACAACTTGTTTTAGACTTCAGTAGAATTTGTTTCCAACTATTTTCTGCCTGCATCTTTTGGTAGTACTATTTACTAACTTGTTTTCAAATCAGCCATACTAACGATGCCTGGAGAAGATCGCTCCCAGCCACACCATTATCATGATAACATCAGTTTGATCAATAATCTGGCTGCTGATACAGCGCCCATCAGGAGAAGGGAGAAGTTCAAAACAGCAGGGTTACATAGGCGGGCATGATAAGGATGTAAATGAATAAACAGAACTGCAGAGCCATGCATGAAATATTGCCAGCGAGAAGGGCCAGGGAATGTGcaacataatactccctccgttcggaattacttgtcataaaatggataaaaatgaatgtatctacaactaaaatacatctagatacattcatttcttggacgagtaattccgaacggagggagtacaaatcaaCACGCAGTGGCTATTCAAGGATGGCCTGTTGTCGATAACAAGATGGTACGGCCTATTCAGCATGTCTTTATAAGGACTACTCTACATGACTTCAGACGAAAGCTAGAAAAACTTTCTGCCCAAAATAACCACATCTTGTTTTTTACATGGTTTAAAACCTTTCTGCTCTACTGGATTTATTGACGGTAAACAGAGCACATTATCTGAAGAAAGAAGTGCAAAAGTACAGTACATGTACCCTCTGTTCAGCAGGCCAACAGACCGAATGACATGGACTAAAACGTGATGTGATACATACCCCCATCACATGAGTTCATCACAGTAGACTGAATTGTCGAGGAATGAATTGTTTATAGAATGCTTGCTAGTCCTTCCTTCTTGGCAGCCGGCCTGTTCCCAGGGAATGCAGTGCGGGATACATCAACGAGGGCCTTGAAGCTGTATGGCTCATGCATCGACAGCTCCGAAAGTACCTTCCTGTTGAGTTGGACGTTCTCCTTCATCAGTCCATGCATGAAGTTGCCATAGTTCACCTGGGCAGTAAGTTCAGACAATACATCAGACACATGTGTGTGTGCGTACAGTAGCAAAACTAGAAACCCGGTAGCTTATACTTTGTTATCGTATTCTGCTTGGTTTCTTTGGGAAAAAAATTTAACATGAGAATGCAACAAATTTCATTTCATCGTCAAACCTTGAATGTAAATAGATACTACATACCCCATGGAGTCGTGTACCAGCATTGATGCGCTCGATCCAGAGAGACCGCATGTCCCTTTTCTTGTTGCGCCGATCCCTGTATGAATATTGCAATGCTTTTTCTACACGCTCCCTGGCGATTCTTATGCAGTTTTTAGCCCTTCCTCGGAATCCCTTGGCTAACTTAAAAATCTTCCCCTTGTTCATCTTTGAGATCTTGGCTCACACAGTATTTACTCCCTATATTCACAACATCAAAGTAAGAAATTGGAGCAAATTATGAATTACTGTAATGAAATAGAAGTTCAGAGTACACGCCAATACTTCAGACATTTATTCCTCGAGAAGGGAATGCATATGAATAAAACATACTTAAGGACAGTTATTTTCAGCCTAGACTTCTTCAGGAACCAGTTTAAGCTTCTCTACCCACAGGAGCTGCGGCATAGAGAAGTCTATAGACTGTAAGTATCAGTTATTCTGCCccttagtttattttattttctgatgAAAAGTCCATGGACTGTAATTATGTAAATCTTAAATTATATTGTGTAATTTTTTGCTGTGTTTATCATAGATATTATTAACATTATAAAATAAATAATACAACAAAAATAAGATGTAATTTGTACTTGACAACAAGTTAGATAAAAAGAGGTTGTGAAGGCATTACAAGGGTTTCCCCCAAGAAAAGCAGTCACGATAAAAACTAATCATCAAGGTACGACACTAGCAGCAATAGCATCATGAATTGTGCCGACAGTCTGTTTTGAATGACTCCACCTATTTTTGAATCGCTTACACTCATAATTTCTCTTTGTGTGCTCACTAAACTTGCTTATCAAATAAACATACCCAAGTAAGTTCAAACATCTGGTGGGACGGTTATATACATGTACTTCTTCGATACGCACATCAAGAAAAACTATATGGGTCATAGGATCCAAAGTTACTTTCGCCTTTCCCATTCTCGTCTATGACAAAATGAATGTTAAAACTGGATATGTGCTTGTTTAGTGTCTACCAGAGATGAAAAAAAATTGCGCTAAAATAGGATCGGGTACTGTGTAGTACTGTATTCCAATCGACAGTTTCCACTTGGAATTGGCCGTCAGATTAAAAAATAACGTGAAAATTATAGCAAATGCAAGCAGCAGTAGATGGTGCAAATGTGTGATCTGCTTGCTAATTCAAATCCTGCCACCAACAAAGAATCATTTCCAGCCAATCCGACACTATCCGGCGGCAGGCAAGGGGCGTCAAGGGATTCGGACGGTCGCGAGCTACGGCAAACAAGCACGCGGATTCAGTGGCAGGAGCCGGGCCGGCCATGCCGCGCGCGGTGGAATCATATACACCTAGCACGCGCGAGCGGGAGATGTACATGTGTGTGCAAGCACGTACGTACCGAGAAGCAGGGAAGAAGAGCCGGTGCGGAGTCGTTCGGGGCGGAGCAGCTCGGAGTAGAGGGAGGCGACGGAGACCGgcgtcggcggcgggcggcgggcggcggagtgaGAGCTCGGGCGCGTGAGAGGAGAAACCTAGAGCTTTGTTTTCTGTGGATCGAGCGAGCACGAATGTGGGCAGAATCATTTTCTTGGGTGCCAATCCGGCCCACAAGACGTCGATAGCACCCGCGCCGCTCACAAAGACCGGCCCGTTTAGCTGCCGCGCTTGTACATCACTAGCCTCACACACGTTCAACGCTACAATAGGCCAGTCCATAGAATTAGCCTCGGACGTTtgtaaataaaaaaaggaaagcagACAACGCTGTGTGCATGCAGAAAATCAAATAAATTTTTGAAATATTTATTAAGTTTTTATATAgttaataaaactaaaataaatggTTATTTATGGAATCAAAACTGCTCTCACACTTTTACAAAATGTCCATGTAATTTAAAATAGGTTTCTCATACATTAAAAAGTATTCATAAAATTTGTAAAAACAAATCATATATTTTTAAATAAATCATGAAATTTAAAAGTTTTTCTTACATTCTAAAATCATGTACTCCCTCCAATCCGAATTAATTGAAGCAACCTCTGTACAATGTTCATTAATAAAGAAATTGTTCACATGTTTTTTATGAAAATTTTCATATGATATTAATAAGTGTTCACGCTTTCAAGTAAGTGCAATAAATAAATTCCAATAATATTAAAAAGTGGTGATACATATTTCCTAAATGTTCATGTATTGTTTTACAAAAATGTTCTTGTCATTCTAAAGAGCGAGCACGGGTGGGCCGAATCGACGATTGATCGGCCCAGATCTGATTTCTAGGGCCCAGCTTATGTTAGCAACGTCCATTTTGAAAGAAAAGAACATGAGGAAAGGATGGGGTTGTTTGAGACTATTCCACTCCACCAAAATCAGCTTTatttcctttcaaaaaaaactgcTTCATTTCcagttcaaaaagaaaatcagcctCACTTCACTATATTCACTTTGGAGTAGTTCCACTCGGCTCGAGTTTCGAGAATGGAAAAATTTGTTGGgaaagtttttttttgaggaatctCTCAATCTTTATTCAATCCAAGGAAACAGTCATAGGTACAGTTTCTGGGTCATGGGGTGTGCCCAACACACCCCAACCAAACATGACGCCCTATACCTAGCTTACAAGCATATTTTGCGAGATTATGAGCCTCGAAATTGAAATTCCTACGCTCATGAACAAAAGAGCAAGAACTAATATTATTAAAATGACTCCTAATTTCATGCACAATGGATGCATTCGGACCTCCGGTGCCCCTGTTGATGTCGTTAATCACCTCCTGGGAGTCCGAGGCCACATAGATGTTTCGCACCCCAAGGTCGTCGGCGAGTGCTAGTGCCTCCCGACAAGCATAAGTCTCCAAAAGAAGAGGATCCCCGTGTGTGGTGATAAATCACCGCCGACGATCCCAAATAGACTCCGTCCTGGTCCCGGCATAGAACTGCCACTGCTCCTCCTCTGCTTCGCCTTGCCACCGCCCCATCTACATTGATCTTGACGCTGCCAGCCGGCGGTCGAAGCCACCTCAATGGCCTTTCTTGGGCGGGTAAAATACGGGCTGGCTGATGCTCCTGAGTAGTAATGAGGCCAAGATCGCTAATGTAGTTGTTGACAAAGTTGACAGTCTGTTGTGGGCTTTGGAAGATTGCTTCATATATAGCTTTCCGACGAGCATACCAAATCGACCATAGAGTGATGACCATACGTGTAAAGTTTACATGGTCCATCGACTCGTGCAGCTGGAAAAGCCAGATTCTCGCATCAGCTTCCTTGTTCTCGGTCATGTTGGTTACGATGGTGTCTAGAGTTAACGCCCAAACACACCTCAACATAGTGCAGGAAACAAGAGCATGTCTCCATGAGTCCTCGCAGCCACACAGCGGACAAGCGTCGCGGGTCGACATGTTCCTCCGGTTCAAAATGTCAGTAGTTGGCAGTGAATGGTGTGCCAACCTCCATAAGAAGATTCTGATCTTTGAGGGAACTTTTATTTTCCACAGCATGCTCCATGATGCCTCATCTCTATCGGAGCTAGATGTACCGCCCCGACCTTCCAACCATTCCTCCCTCTGCATTTTCGTTCGTTGCAAGAATTTATACGCCGAGCTTACCGTGAAATTTCCCTTCTTCTCTGGAAACCAAGCCCAGAAATCCTCTATATTGCGTGTGCCAACTGGTATCCTCAAAATAGCTTCGGCGTCGATCGGTAGAAAAACCTGTCTAATGACTCCTTCATTCCAAGATGCAGCAGCCGGTAGCATTAGCTCGGAAACGTACCTGGGAGTGTCGGCCACGAGCGAAGTAATCGGTCGTGGAATCATCTCTTTTGGTATCCCGTTGTCAACCCAAATCTTCGTCGTTTGGCCGTTGCCAATCCGGCGAATGATTCCTTGCTTAAGCAGATCGCGGCCCTCTATGATTGCACGCCAAATCTATGATGGTTTTGAGCCCACCTCTGCCTCTAAAATTGTTCCCCCGGGGTAGTAAGCAGCTTTCAAAATTCTTGCACTCAGGCTCGTTGGTTCTTGTAGTAATCTCCAAGCTTGGCGTGCCAACAGGGCCAAGTTAAACAGTTCAAGATCTCTAAAACCGAGGCCTCCCAAGTGCTTTGGTCGAGTCATGATATCCCAAGAAACCCATGCAGGCTTTCGTTCACCTTGTTTGCAGCCCCACCAAAATTTCCGGATAATAGATTTTATGTGGTCGCATAAACCTCGTGGCAACTTAAAACAAGACATAGAATAGACCGGGATAGCTTGGGCTACCGATTTGATTAGCACATCCTTTCCGGCAGCTGAAAGGCACTTACTCATCCACCCTTTCACCTTGTCCCAAACTCTATCACTCAAGTATTTGAAGGTTCCCTTCTTTGAGTGACCTACATCAGTTGGCATGCCCAGGTATCTGTCACTCAATGATTCATTTGGTACCTGGAGGAAGCCTTTAACAGCGTTGCGAACTATCTCTGGACATCCCTTGCTGAAAAAGATGGAAGATTTGTCCTTATTAATTCTCTGCCCCGAGGCCATACAATAACTATCCAACAAGTTtgacactgcttctgctccatcaaCGCTCGCCCTAaagaacagcaggctgtcatccGCGAATAAAAGATGACTGACCGCCGGTGCAGACGGTGCCACCTTAATGTCGCTAAGCTGGGATGACTGATTCTGGGATtttaagaggcacgaaaggccctctgctgctattaggaaaaggtatggagagATCGGGTCTCCCTGTTGTATACCTCGTGAGGGTGTAAACACGTCAGACTTAACGCCATTGAACATGACTGAAAAGGTTACTGAACTCACCATAGTCATCACAATATCAACCCATGCTGGTGCAAAACCCAACTTGTGCATAATAGCTCTCAAGTATGTCCAATCCACACGatcataagccttcatcatatcGAGTTTCAATGCAGCATAGCTATTATTCTTTGATCTACTCCTCTTCATGAAGTGCAGACATTCATAAGCTGAAATTATATTGTCTGTTATTAAGCGCCCTGGTACAAACGCCGATTGCTCCTCGGATATGATATCCGGTAATACCAGCTTCAGACGGTTTGACAAAACTTTGGAGGCAATCTTATAAAAAACATTACATAAGCTTATCGGTCGGAATTGAGAAAGCAACATGGGGTTTTGTACCTTAGGGATGAGAACCAACAATGTGTCATTTATGCATGCCGGACTCTCTTCTCCTTTTACAATTGCTAGCACCGATTTAGTAACCACCCCTCCACAAATATCCCAATGCCGCTGAAAAAAGTGTGCTGTGAAGCCATCCGGACCCGAGGATTTTGTGGGGAACATTTGAAACAAAGCTTCCTTTACCTCTTTATCACTATAAGGTGCAAGAAGGGTTTCATTCATAGCATCAGTCACTTTCATCGGTACGTGATCAAGCACATCGTCCACCCCCTGAACTCCCTCTAAGGCATATAGTGTTTTGTAAAACTCGAGGGCCATCTGTTGCATCTCTGTTAAGTCGTCGATCATCTACCCATCCGGTCGTTGTAGCGCCTTTATTAGGTTCTTCCTCCGGCGCAATGAGGCTCTCATATGGAAAAAGTGAGAGTTTCGGTCCCCTTCCGAGAGCCACTGGACACGGGATCTTTGCCTCCACATGAGTTCCTCCCGTAAGTATAGCTCGATCAGACGATCATTAATCTTGACTTCCGCATGCGATGTCCCAACACGTGATGCATCATTACGCATTCTTTCCGTCTCCTGCTTTAAACCTCTGATTTCCCCTCGTACACTACCAAATGTGGTACGGGACCAATCACCCAAGTTGTTTGCAAGAGCCTCTAGTTTAGCCTGTACCTCATGCACATGCAAGTTGTGGCCGTTGGGCTCCCAGGCCGTTTTAATGGTCGTCTTGAGCTCAGGGTGCCTGTCCCACATGACTTCATACCGAAATTGATTTCTCTTTTTCCTGCTTCTCGGTGGATAGAGCTGGACCAGTATCGGCGAGTGATCCGATGTTGCGGCCGTCAAGTGCTCCACCGATGCCGACGGAAAGAGGCCGCACCAATCAACTGAGCCCAGTGCCCTATCCAGCCGTACTCGGGTGTAGGAACCACCCGCGACTCTTTTTTCGAAAGTCCATTTAGTTCCTCTGAAACCAAGGTCGACCAGACCGCACACATCTACTGCGTCCCTAAAACCCTGAATTTGAGACTAGCTTCTGGAACCAATGCCGTCATGCTCATCATGTTTCAGGACTTCGTTAAAATCTCCCACACACACCCATGGTGGGAAAGGTGACTTGGCAAAAGATGATTGCTCCTTCCTTATCAATCCAGCGACTGTGTTCGAGCTGTGGTGGTTGGAGCCGCTGGCACGAGCGAGAGATGTGGATGTGGGAGATGGATTGGCTGCTCTGCGTCATTGATTCCATCATCGAGCTCACCCCGTCAGTCTAGTAGATCCCCAATGGCAGCGCCTAGCTCATCTAGATGACCACACAATGATAAATGAGGGGACCAAGTTCTGCTACNNNNNNNNNNNNNNNNNNNNNNNNNNNNNNNNNNNNNNNNNNNNNNNNNNNNNNNNNNNNNNNNNNNNNNNNNNNNNNNNNNNNNNNNNNNNNNNNNNNNNNNNNNNNNNNNNNNNNNNNNNNNNNNNNNNNNNNNNNNNNNNNNNNNNNNNNNNNNNNNNNNNNNNNNNNNNNNNNNNNNNNNNNNNNNNNNNNNNNNNNNNNNNNNNNNNNNNNNNNNNNNNNNNNNNNNNNNNNNNNNNNNNNNNNNNNNNNNNNNAAGTGGTGGTTGTGGTGCCCGCGGGTGCCGCCCAAGCGGCTGCTTGAGGAGTCCAGGAGGAAGCTGCACCAGAGCAGGGACTGCGCGAACCAGGCCCCATTGTGGTATGCGCCAATAAGACCACCAAAGGCATTTGTGGCACTAGTGGTACACAGAAGTCATGGGTGATAATTGGTCCGCTGCTTCGGGCAAAACCGATTCCCTGGGTGTGACGGGcggtgttttttttttgaaaaggggggactccccggcctctgcatcagaacgatgcatacggccaccttaataaataagcaaataggttcaacaaggtcttacaGTCTGAAACAAAGTCACGgcaagctcacaaagagccacaacGCTAAAGACAAAAAACCAAGAGGCCACAACcggctagcataacaaagataggaaaactaatcgcatatcctattacatgaccgccatccaaaccgattGAAGATATCCCATGCTATCAACTCccaccggatagatccagtaaccaaacgctccctggccttcgtcggagtgagtaacgaccacatacggatcagcgcagtggctcggaatataacctgcaaaaaatgaaaatttgttgttctgttaaaagccaaatcatttctgcagttccaattTGCCCAtaacaaagcacatactcctacgcgaatgtgtctagctgtttcggactctatcccaacaagccacgttccaaataacgtactgacagaattccaaggagtaatgttaaaggcaatgtgCACCCTCTGCCACAaaactttggccaacgggcaatcaaagaaaaggtgtttgatagtttcatcccgatcacaaaaactTTGGCCAATATGCAACTGAAGTTTTCATGTGTTTCAAAATGTGTTATGGCATTGCTAGTACAGGTTGCTACTTTGCATCGTCCACCGTTTCTATTGTTGAATCATACGTGCTTTTTCATCATGCGGTTTCCAGACTTTTCtcgtttccttttttttctttgtagATTGGAACACCTTGCATTCCAGAAATTACGGTGGACCAGGCAAATCAGCGGCCACATCGCGGGTTACATCGCATGAGAAACGTGGCAACCAGACATGTTGATGTTGGCCATCGAGGTAGTAGCTCCGGCAATCAGAGGCAGCCAGCACATGCATGCGCTGGGGCATTACATGATCTGGGACGTACAGTACACTACACTTTGGTCAATGAAACCTAATTGCAACTGGAATTTCGCTTCTCTGAACAGCACACCTAGGATCTGCCGTTGTGGAGGCAATAGCCTGCTTCAGGGTAGGCAATCCGTCTCAAAAATGCACGACCTATACCCAATTGCTCCGCTAGCTCTATGGCCTTGAGCAGTGCGAGGACGTCGGCTTGCAGGGCATCATGCAGGTTTTGCAGCGATCCAGCCGCTGCCATGAGAATCACTCCATCAGGTCCTCTGGCGATGACGCCCCAGCCTCCCGGACTGGTAGCTGCATGGAAGAAAGAAGCATCAAGGTTTATTTTGACCACGTCCATGCATGGGCGGTGGCGACCAGCGGCTCACGGATTCCCGTTTTTCTCTTGTCTTTGGGCCTAAACATTTTTATGGTTTGCTTTATTCCTCTTTCTCCACCTGGACCAAAGAAGAGAGATCACCCGTAACACAGATTCCTTAGCATGATTCTTGGTGGGTGAAACTCTGTAGGCAGAGCGACTTTTCTCGTTTCCTCTCTACTATATATAGCTCTTTGTTTTGTGCAGACCACAGTAGCATAGCATGGTGTGCATTTTCCAAATCATCCCCGCATATACTGCATACTCGATCAAGTTCATATCTTCTTTTGTTGGCAAAGAATCAGTGGCACTTCTCCCAGCGTGATTATACAAAACATCGAACCGTCATTCGGAACTGCACCAAAACACCTAAACCATGATAGCTAAGCTC encodes:
- the LOC119349118 gene encoding 50S ribosomal protein L20-like, which translates into the protein MNKGKIFKLAKGFRGRAKNCIRIARERVEKALQYSYRDRRNKKRDMRSLWIERINAGTRLHGVNYGNFMHGLMKENVQLNRKVLSELSMHEPYSFKALVDVSRTAFPGNRPAAKKEGLASIL